The following nucleotide sequence is from Azoarcus sp. CIB.
CCCCGACTGGAAGGAACGCGGTGCCCCGCTCGACACCGCGGTCACCGAAGACCGCGTGATCTTCCTCAACGAAACCGGCGGGCGCACGATTCCCAACGGTCTGTTGCCGGACTGCTTTCTCAATCAAGGCAACTACATCGTGCGCCTGGGCAACGTTGCCAAGTGGCTCGGCGAACAGGCCGAGGCGCTGGGCGTCGAGATCTATCCCGGCTTTGCCGGTGCCGAGATCCTGTACGACGAGGCGGGTGCGGTGAAGGGCGTGGCCACCGGTGACATGGGCCTGACCCGCGAGGGCGAGCCCGGTCCCCATCATCAATTGGGCATGGAGCTGCACGCCAAGTACACGCTGTTTGCCGAAGGCTGTCGCGGCCACCTGGGCAAGATGCTCGAAGAAAAGTACCACTTGCGCGACGGCGTCGATCCGCAGACCTACGGCCTCGGCCTCAAGGAGCTGTGGGAAGTGCCGGCCGCCAACCATACCCTCGGACTGGTGGTGCACACCGCCGGCTGGCCGCTGCCTTCCGACACCTATGGCGGAGGCTTCGTCTATCACCTCGAAGACAACTTGATCTCGGTTGGCTACGTGGTGGGCCTGAACTACACCAACCCGCATCTGTCGCCGTTTGAAGAGTTTCAGCGCTACAAGACCCACCCCGAGATCCGCAAATTCCTCGAGGGCGGCAAACGCCTGGCCTACGGCGCGCGGGCGATCGCCGCCGGCGGTCTGCAGAGCCAGCCGAAGCTGGTGTTCCCGGGCGGGGCGCTGATCGGCGACGATGCGGGCTTTCTCAACGCGGCCCGGATCAAGGGCAGCCACGCGGCGATCAAGTCCGGCATGCTCGCGGCCGATGCCGCGCGCGAAGCCCTTGCGGCCAACCGCCAGCGCGACGCACTGACCGCCTTCCCGGCTGCATTCGAGGCTTCCTGGCTGCACGCGGAGCTGCACAAGACGCGCAACTTCAAACCCTACATGAAGCACGGGCTGTGGATGGGCTCGCTGCTGTTCGGCATCGACCAGAAAGTGTTCGGCGGCAAGGCGCCGTGGACCCTGCACAACACCGCCGACCACGACAAGCTCAGGCCCGCCGCCGAATGCGCGAAGATCGACTACCCCAAGTCCGACGGCAAGCTCAGCTTCGACCGGCTCTCGTCGGTGTTCCTGTCCAACACCAACCACGAGGAAGAGCAGCCCTGTCACCTGCGGCTCAAGGACGCCTCGGTGCCGATCGCGGTGAATCTCGCGCTCTACGACGCGCCCGAGCAGCGCTACTGCCCGGCCGGCGTGTACGAGATCGTGCGCGAGGGTGACAGCGGCGCGCCGCGCCTGCAGATCAACGCGCAGAACTGCGTCCACTGCAAGACCTGCGACATCAAGGATCCGACCCAGAACATCAACTGGGTGGTGCCTCTGGGGGGCGAGGGGCCAATTTACCAGGGGATGTAATACTTCCCCATCGTTTTCCGGGGTGTCGCAGTTCACGCATGGGGGGGTTCCTCCCTCTCCTCTTCCCCTTATTGCGCGACTCCCTTTTTTTTTGGCTATGTCACCGCTAAGTGTGGAAATGTGCCGATGGCGGTGATCAGATCAGTTGAGTTCGAACGCATGTTAAAACTGTTGGGGCAGTTGTCACCCCGTCAGCGAAGCAAGGTCGTTGAAGTCTTGAGGCGACCGCATGCTGACTTCGCAGACGGTACGCAAGGCAGCCAAGAACACCGCGGTACACCGCAACACCAGTTTCCGTTGGCGTCACCGCTTCTTGGCCTGGATTAAGAACGACCGACCCTCACATTTGCATGGCATCACCGAAACGGACGAGGCCTACTTTCTCGAGTCACAGAAATGGGCCCGGAAACCGCCTCGACCGCCCCGCAAGCGCGGCGGACCCGCAACCAAACGAGGACTGTCGAACGAACAGGTGTGTGTCCTTGTCGCGCGAGACCGGACCGGCCAAACGCTGGACTTCGTGACAGGGAAAGGGCCCGTCAGCAAAGCGCAACTGCGTCAATGCCTGCCGCCGGTCCTCGATGCGGACGTGTTGCTGGTCAGCGATGCCGATGCAAGCTACCGATACTTCGCCAAAGAAGCCGGTATCAGCCATGAATCCGTCAATTTGTCAGCTGGCATGCGTGTCAAAGGCGCGTTCCACGTGCAGAACGTCAATGCCTACCACAGCCGACTACGCCAATGGATTGAGCGCTTCCACGGCGTTGCTACCCCCTACTTGCCCAACTATCTCGGATGACGGCACGCCCTCGACGCTCACCGCCTTCCCACGCCCCAAGCAATGCTGCTCGCCGCCATCGGCACATTTCCACACTTAGCGGTGACATAGCCATTTGAAATTGCGGCCGTGCGCGGTGCTGCAGCCAACTTCACCGACCTAACCCGGCTGCCATAGCCACCGCAGCGCGCCTACCTACCCGACCTTCACGTCGTCGCCGCGCGCTTTAGCACCAGCGGCACGCCCCCCGTGCTGCGCTTGACCATCCATTGCGCCAGCGCCGAATCCATGTAGGTCGCATGGCCCGGGAACCACTCCTCGAGCGCGACCGCGAGGCGGCGCCCGACCTCGATGTTGCCCCCCGCGACCATCTGCTGCACTTCGCGCACCGACGCCATGACCTTCTCGTGTTCCTCGATGTGGCAGTCCCGCGCCGGGAAGTTTCCCGCGGACATCCAGGCGGCTTCCTCCGCGAAGTGGTGCTCGGCGTGGGCGGCGAAACGGTCGAGCAGCGCCGGAAAGACTTCTTCTCCGACGACCTGCATGGCGTGAACGAGCTCGACAAACTCGTGGTGGATGTCGTCCATCGGCCCATAGCCGAGGAGGAATTCGTCGCTCCAGGAGGTCGCCTGCTCGCTCATTTCCGGTCTCCGTTCAGGTATTCGGCAGGCCGCGCGGGCCGCCCATGCCGATCATCGCGAGGAATTCGCGGCGCGTCGAGGCGTCTTCGCGAAACGCGCCGACCATCCGACTGGTGACGAGGCCTGCGCCGGGCTTGTGCACCCCGCGCGTGGTCATGCACTGGTGGGACGCCTCGATGACAACCGCGACGCCCTTGGGTTGCAGCACGGAGTGCAGCGTGTCGGCGATCTGCACCGTCATTTTCTCCTGGATCTGCAGGCGTTTTGCGTAGATCTCGACCAGCCGCGCGAGCTTGGAGATGCCGACCACGCGGTGGTTCGGCAGGTAACCGATGTGCGCCTTGCCGATGATGGGCGCCATGTGGTGCTCGCAGTGGCTTTCGAAGCGGATGTCGTTCATGACGATCATCTCGTCGTAGCCCTCGACCTCGGAGAAGGTGCGAGCCAGGATTTCGGCCGGGTCCTGAGAATAGCCGGCGAAGAATTCTTCGTAGGCGCGCACGACCCGCGAGGGCGTATCGACGAGCCCCTCGCGGCCCGGTTCGTCGCCGGCCCAGCGGATAAGGGTGCGTACGGCGTCTTCCGCCGCCTCGCGCGATACGCCACCGCGCAGGTCCGCGTCACCGGCGTCGTCGGTTTGCCCTTCTTTCATGCTGCGTTCTCCCGTTTGTCCTGCGGCGTGCGGGGGCGCCCGTGACGCCGGGCGTCCCCACAGAAGAAAGAGCGGGACCGTGTTGCCGAGGTCCCGTAAACCGGCAGCGCACCGCGCACCGTCGGAGGAGAAGACATAATCTGCGTCACGCCCGCGCGGTCTGGTCTGCTCAGAGCGAGCGGGCGATGATTTCCTTCATGATCTCGGACGTGCCACCGTAGATACGCGCGACGCGTGCATCGACCCAAGCACGGCTGATCTTGTACTCGCTCATGAAGCCGTAGCCGCCGTGCAGCTGCAGAAGTTCGTCGAGCACCTTGCCCTGCATCTCGGAGCCGACCAGCTTGCACATCGCGCCGACCTCGGGCGAGAGTTCGCCGCGCATGGCCTTGCCCAGGCAGTCGTCCACAAACACCCTCAGCATGGTCGCCTGCGCCTTGCATTCGGCGAGCTTGAACTTGGTGTTCTGGAAATCGAAGACCGTCTTGCCGAACACCTTGCGCTCGCGCACGTACTCGAGCGTGTCGTCGATCAGCGCCTCGATGGAGGCGGCAGCGCGAATGCCGATGATGGTGCGTTCCCACGCGAGCTGGTGCGTGAGATAGCCGAAGCCCTTGTTCTCGTCGCCGAGGCGATTCTCGACCGGGACACGGACGTCGTCGAAGAAGAGTTCCGAGGTGTCCTGGCCCTTCAGTCCGATCTTTTCAAGCAATCGGCCCTTGGAGAATCCGGGGCGATCGGCCTCGACGCAGATTAGCGTGAGCTCCTTCGCATTCGGGTCGAGCTTGGTCGCGGTGACCATCAGGTCCGCGTTGCCACCGTTGGTGATGAAGGTCTTCTGGCCGTTGATGACGTATTCGTCGCCGTCGCGCCGTGCGCTGGTGCGCATCGAGCGCAGGTCGGAACCGATGCCGGGTTCGCTCATCGCGATGACACCGATGATCTCGCCCGCAACCATCCGCGGCAGCCACTTCTTCTTCTGCGCCTCGCTGCCGTAGGCAACGATGTAAGGGGCGACGATCTCGGAGTGGGTCGTGAAGCCGATCGCGGTGGCATTGACCCGCGCCAACTCCTCGATCATCACCGCCGAGTGGCCGAAATCGCCGCCCGCACCGCCGTATTCCTCCGGCACCGTCGAGCACAGCAGGCCGACCTCGCCCGCCTTGCGCCAGACCGACTTCGGGACGATCCCGACCGTCTCCCACTCGTGCAGGTGGGGGACGATCTCGTTCTCGATGAAGCGCCGCGCCATCTCGCGGAACATTTCATGATCTTCACGGAATACGGTCCGCATCCTTGTACCTCCGCCTGTTCTCGTGCAGTTTCCCGGCTCAGCGGCCGGTGAATTTCGGTTC
It contains:
- a CDS encoding hemerythrin domain-containing protein, which gives rise to MSEQATSWSDEFLLGYGPMDDIHHEFVELVHAMQVVGEEVFPALLDRFAAHAEHHFAEEAAWMSAGNFPARDCHIEEHEKVMASVREVQQMVAGGNIEVGRRLAVALEEWFPGHATYMDSALAQWMVKRSTGGVPLVLKRAATT
- a CDS encoding electron transfer flavoprotein-ubiquinone oxidoreductase; the encoded protein is MERESMEFDVLIVGGGPAGLTAAIRLKQQAEARGQDISVCLIEKGAEIGAHILSGAVMDPRALTELFPDWKERGAPLDTAVTEDRVIFLNETGGRTIPNGLLPDCFLNQGNYIVRLGNVAKWLGEQAEALGVEIYPGFAGAEILYDEAGAVKGVATGDMGLTREGEPGPHHQLGMELHAKYTLFAEGCRGHLGKMLEEKYHLRDGVDPQTYGLGLKELWEVPAANHTLGLVVHTAGWPLPSDTYGGGFVYHLEDNLISVGYVVGLNYTNPHLSPFEEFQRYKTHPEIRKFLEGGKRLAYGARAIAAGGLQSQPKLVFPGGALIGDDAGFLNAARIKGSHAAIKSGMLAADAAREALAANRQRDALTAFPAAFEASWLHAELHKTRNFKPYMKHGLWMGSLLFGIDQKVFGGKAPWTLHNTADHDKLRPAAECAKIDYPKSDGKLSFDRLSSVFLSNTNHEEEQPCHLRLKDASVPIAVNLALYDAPEQRYCPAGVYEIVREGDSGAPRLQINAQNCVHCKTCDIKDPTQNINWVVPLGGEGPIYQGM
- a CDS encoding acyl-CoA dehydrogenase family protein encodes the protein MRTVFREDHEMFREMARRFIENEIVPHLHEWETVGIVPKSVWRKAGEVGLLCSTVPEEYGGAGGDFGHSAVMIEELARVNATAIGFTTHSEIVAPYIVAYGSEAQKKKWLPRMVAGEIIGVIAMSEPGIGSDLRSMRTSARRDGDEYVINGQKTFITNGGNADLMVTATKLDPNAKELTLICVEADRPGFSKGRLLEKIGLKGQDTSELFFDDVRVPVENRLGDENKGFGYLTHQLAWERTIIGIRAAASIEALIDDTLEYVRERKVFGKTVFDFQNTKFKLAECKAQATMLRVFVDDCLGKAMRGELSPEVGAMCKLVGSEMQGKVLDELLQLHGGYGFMSEYKISRAWVDARVARIYGGTSEIMKEIIARSL
- the folE gene encoding GTP cyclohydrolase I FolE translates to MKEGQTDDAGDADLRGGVSREAAEDAVRTLIRWAGDEPGREGLVDTPSRVVRAYEEFFAGYSQDPAEILARTFSEVEGYDEMIVMNDIRFESHCEHHMAPIIGKAHIGYLPNHRVVGISKLARLVEIYAKRLQIQEKMTVQIADTLHSVLQPKGVAVVIEASHQCMTTRGVHKPGAGLVTSRMVGAFREDASTRREFLAMIGMGGPRGLPNT